In one Bacillota bacterium genomic region, the following are encoded:
- a CDS encoding SpoVG family protein encodes FVVHDVRVVEGQNGLFVAMPSRKTPEGTFRDVAHPITAEAREMIQGAVIRAYEEGLNGRSAPLARAQ; translated from the coding sequence GTTCGTGGTTCACGATGTCCGGGTGGTCGAGGGGCAGAATGGCCTTTTCGTGGCTATGCCGTCCCGCAAGACGCCGGAAGGGACCTTCCGTGACGTGGCCCATCCAATCACCGCTGAGGCCCGGGAGATGATTCAGGGGGCGGTCATCCGGGCCTATGAGGAGGGGCTCAACGGGAGGAGCGCG